In a genomic window of Flavobacterium sp. KACC 22761:
- a CDS encoding glycoside hydrolase family 43 protein — translation MKNQIKIAFILMCCLSVIKLKAQNPIIKDIFTADPAPIVHKGTLYLYTGHDVATEQDTNYKMADWHVFSTTNMKDWKDHGALLSPSTFSWATGDAYATQCIERDGKFYWFVSTFHKKDDRSGGGAAIGVAVSDSPVGPFKDAIGKALIINEMTTDMKYAWDDIDPTVFVDDDGQAYMFWGNGSCKWVKLKKNMTELDGEITTFKPKNYIEGPWVYKRKGLYYLVYASAGTKPEMIEYCTAKSITGPWNYQGIIQENVQNSFTTHPGIIDFKGKSYFFYHNGSLPTGGSYRRSICVDYMHYNKDGTIQKIIQTTEGVSTIK, via the coding sequence ATGAAAAACCAAATTAAAATAGCATTTATACTAATGTGCTGTTTGTCAGTAATTAAATTGAAAGCTCAAAACCCTATTATCAAAGATATTTTTACCGCTGATCCAGCTCCAATTGTACATAAAGGCACATTGTACTTATATACAGGCCATGATGTAGCAACGGAGCAGGATACAAACTATAAAATGGCAGATTGGCATGTGTTTTCTACAACCAACATGAAAGACTGGAAAGATCATGGAGCATTGCTTTCACCTAGCACATTTTCGTGGGCTACTGGCGATGCTTACGCCACTCAATGTATTGAAAGAGATGGAAAATTCTATTGGTTTGTTTCTACATTCCATAAAAAAGATGATAGAAGTGGCGGTGGCGCCGCAATTGGCGTAGCGGTTTCTGACAGTCCTGTTGGCCCTTTTAAAGATGCAATTGGCAAAGCGCTAATTATAAATGAAATGACAACAGACATGAAATACGCTTGGGACGATATTGACCCAACAGTATTTGTTGATGATGATGGCCAAGCCTATATGTTTTGGGGAAATGGAAGCTGTAAATGGGTCAAACTTAAAAAGAACATGACAGAATTGGATGGGGAGATCACTACTTTCAAACCTAAAAATTATATCGAAGGACCTTGGGTGTATAAAAGAAAAGGACTTTACTATTTAGTATATGCCAGTGCAGGAACCAAACCAGAAATGATAGAATACTGCACAGCTAAAAGCATTACAGGACCATGGAATTATCAAGGTATTATTCAGGAAAATGTACAAAATAGTTTTACGACGCATCCGGGTATTATTGACTTTAAAGGCAAATCTTATTTTTTCTATCATAACGGAAGTCTGCCAACAGGTGGAAGCTACAGACGTTCAATTTGCGTAGATTATATGCACTATAATAAAGATGGAACAATTCAGAAAATAATACAAACAACTGAAGGTGTGAGCACGATCAAGTAA
- a CDS encoding glycoside hydrolase family 97 protein, whose product MKLKIIILFFALFNLSQIWSQNIILQSPNGKIKTALYAVDSTIKGEWYLKVSYKTADQMTEIIPRINLGLSRSDHDFSKELRFLKATKPKLIKEHYELPFGKKSVRENLANEITVSFENPSKAKLNLIIRAYNDGITFRYEFPEKQGSYIINDEFTAYQIPKENKRWLEKWNPANEGLYASSSDDEILQQEWCYPALFNSSDKSSWFLLHEADLDRSYCGTKLSNTKDINTYKLTFPNQQDARGTGESKPKISLPWKSPWRVISIGSLDDIVESTLVDDVSRPTTFKTTNWIKPGKVSWNYWSSNHGTKDYKIVCDFADLAVEMNWPYTLLDWEWDAMTNGGNLEDALKYIHSKGIKPLMWYNSGGDHTWVSSTPKDRMLTHKNRVEEFTKLKKLGVAGVKVDFFESEKQDMINYYLDILEDAAQFEIMVYFHGCIVPRGWSRTYPNLMTYEAVRGAEWYNNGPEFSTTAPEHNTILPFTRNVVGAMDYTPVTFTNSQFPHHTSYGHELALSVLFESPFQHVADRPEGYNQLPDEAKNFLKEVPTTWDTTKLIDGYPGKDVIIARRKGGSWYIGGISASEREELTKQIKLDFLENGINYRAVVIADGKHDKAFSSQVLEVNKDKTIEVKLLRRGGFVISLIPIEK is encoded by the coding sequence ATGAAATTAAAAATTATCATACTGTTTTTTGCCTTGTTTAATCTGTCCCAGATCTGGTCACAAAATATCATTCTGCAATCACCAAATGGAAAAATCAAAACGGCTTTGTATGCTGTAGATTCAACTATAAAAGGTGAATGGTATTTAAAAGTATCTTATAAAACAGCTGACCAGATGACAGAAATAATTCCAAGGATAAATTTAGGTCTTTCCAGAAGCGATCACGATTTTTCAAAAGAACTTCGTTTTTTAAAAGCAACAAAACCAAAACTAATTAAAGAGCATTATGAGCTTCCATTTGGCAAAAAGTCAGTTCGCGAAAATTTGGCCAACGAAATAACAGTTTCTTTTGAAAATCCAAGCAAAGCCAAATTAAATCTTATTATTAGAGCATATAATGATGGCATTACGTTTCGATATGAATTTCCTGAAAAACAAGGTTCTTACATAATAAATGATGAATTTACAGCTTATCAAATACCGAAAGAAAATAAACGATGGCTGGAAAAATGGAATCCGGCAAATGAAGGATTATATGCTTCATCCAGTGATGATGAAATACTTCAACAAGAATGGTGTTATCCAGCATTGTTTAATTCTTCAGATAAATCGTCTTGGTTTCTCCTACATGAAGCTGATTTAGATCGTAGTTATTGCGGAACGAAATTAAGTAATACCAAAGACATCAATACTTATAAACTTACATTTCCTAATCAACAGGATGCCAGAGGAACTGGAGAATCAAAACCAAAAATTTCACTTCCGTGGAAATCACCTTGGCGAGTAATTAGTATTGGAAGCTTAGATGATATTGTTGAAAGTACTTTAGTAGATGATGTTTCAAGGCCAACTACTTTTAAAACGACGAACTGGATAAAACCCGGAAAAGTTTCATGGAATTATTGGTCAAGTAATCACGGAACTAAAGATTATAAAATTGTATGTGATTTTGCAGATTTAGCTGTAGAAATGAACTGGCCTTATACGCTTTTAGATTGGGAATGGGATGCGATGACAAATGGCGGAAATCTAGAAGATGCTTTAAAATACATCCACTCAAAAGGTATTAAACCTTTGATGTGGTATAATTCAGGAGGAGATCATACATGGGTGTCTTCAACGCCAAAAGATCGAATGCTGACGCATAAAAATAGAGTGGAAGAATTTACAAAACTTAAAAAATTGGGCGTTGCTGGAGTTAAAGTTGATTTTTTCGAAAGCGAAAAGCAGGATATGATCAACTATTATCTGGATATTTTAGAAGATGCCGCTCAATTTGAAATCATGGTATATTTTCATGGCTGTATTGTACCGCGAGGCTGGTCAAGAACGTATCCAAATTTAATGACTTATGAAGCTGTGCGCGGAGCGGAATGGTACAATAACGGACCTGAATTTTCGACCACAGCTCCAGAACATAACACGATTTTGCCTTTTACAAGAAATGTAGTAGGAGCAATGGATTATACTCCTGTGACTTTTACCAATTCTCAATTTCCGCATCATACTTCTTATGGACATGAATTGGCACTTTCTGTACTTTTTGAGTCTCCTTTCCAACATGTAGCAGACAGGCCTGAGGGATATAACCAATTACCTGACGAGGCGAAAAACTTCTTAAAAGAAGTTCCAACAACGTGGGACACAACCAAACTTATAGATGGTTATCCAGGCAAAGATGTGATAATAGCGCGCAGAAAAGGAGGCTCTTGGTACATTGGAGGAATTAGTGCCTCAGAACGTGAAGAGCTTACAAAACAAATCAAATTAGATTTTTTAGAAAATGGAATTAATTATCGTGCCGTTGTTATTGCAGATGGCAAACACGATAAAGCCTTTTCTTCTCAAGTTCTGGAAGTAAATAAAGATAAAACTATTGAAGTGAAATTGCTTCGAAGAGGAGGCTTCGTGATTTCATTAATTCCGATTGAAAAGTAA
- a CDS encoding thioredoxin domain-containing protein yields the protein MRIQYLLFFVFCVFLSCDKKQNQKEYHKYTNDLINETSPYLLQHAHNPVNWKAWNKETLDQAKAENKLIIISVGYSSCHWCHVMEKESFENDSVAKLMNDNFISIKVDREERPDIDQIYMNAVQLMTGEGGWPLNCIALPDGRPIFGGTYFTKEQWTKALTEISNLYKKDPNKASEYADKLVKGIQESQLIAVNTKDANFNKTEISTALKSWKEHFDYKDGGLVGQTKFPMAASLQFLLRYSVQNNDKSIQNFVFNTMTKMADGGIYDAIGGGFSRYSVDVKWHIPHFEKMLYDNAQLVSLYSDAYLVSKNELYKKTVSETLNFVEKELMASNGAFYSSIDADSKNKEKKLEEGAYYVWDKKELQSVLKSDYQLFQNYYNINEHGLWENQKYVLLKNQSDKEFAVQNKLTSAQLDSKIKNWKQILLAARNKRPRPHVDNKTLTSWNALMIKGYVSAYRAFKNPHYKEVALKNANFIWDNQLQKDGSLNHSYKDGKSSISGFAEDYASVVDAFIALYQITLDEKWLTKSKQLTDYSLKHFQDKKSNLFYFASDASTGLITRKMEVVDNVIPSSNSILAHNLFLLGHYYSDDTYSETAQRILNNVKVNALESPMEHYNWLDLMLNYTDNYFEIAISGKDAMSKTNQLQSYYLPNILIAGSTKESRLPLLENRFVENETYIYVCVNKACKKPEVDVTVAVSKINNNYLKQYYAKTID from the coding sequence ATGCGTATTCAATACCTTTTATTTTTTGTTTTCTGCGTTTTTTTAAGTTGCGATAAAAAACAGAATCAAAAAGAATATCATAAATATACGAATGATTTGATCAATGAGACAAGTCCGTATCTTTTGCAACATGCGCATAATCCAGTAAATTGGAAAGCCTGGAATAAGGAAACTTTAGATCAGGCAAAAGCAGAAAATAAACTTATCATTATTTCGGTAGGATATTCTTCCTGTCACTGGTGTCACGTTATGGAAAAAGAAAGTTTTGAAAACGATTCTGTTGCCAAATTAATGAATGACAATTTCATCAGCATAAAAGTAGATCGGGAAGAACGTCCAGACATCGACCAGATTTATATGAATGCCGTACAATTGATGACCGGCGAAGGCGGGTGGCCGTTAAATTGCATTGCGCTTCCAGATGGCCGACCTATTTTTGGTGGTACTTATTTTACAAAAGAGCAATGGACAAAAGCTCTAACCGAAATTTCTAATTTATATAAGAAAGATCCAAACAAAGCAAGCGAATATGCAGACAAATTAGTAAAAGGAATTCAAGAATCACAATTAATTGCTGTAAATACTAAAGATGCTAATTTTAATAAAACGGAGATTTCGACTGCTTTAAAATCATGGAAAGAACATTTTGATTATAAAGATGGAGGTTTAGTTGGTCAAACCAAATTTCCAATGGCAGCTTCTTTGCAGTTTTTGCTTCGTTATAGTGTTCAGAATAATGATAAATCGATTCAAAATTTTGTTTTCAATACCATGACAAAAATGGCCGATGGCGGAATCTATGATGCTATTGGCGGTGGATTTTCTAGGTATTCAGTAGATGTAAAATGGCATATTCCTCATTTTGAAAAAATGCTGTACGATAATGCGCAGTTAGTAAGTTTATATTCCGATGCCTATTTGGTTTCGAAAAATGAACTTTATAAAAAAACAGTCTCTGAGACTCTGAATTTTGTAGAAAAAGAACTTATGGCCTCGAACGGAGCTTTTTATTCGTCTATAGATGCTGACAGCAAAAACAAAGAAAAAAAATTAGAGGAAGGCGCATATTATGTTTGGGATAAAAAAGAATTGCAATCAGTATTAAAATCAGATTATCAGCTTTTCCAGAACTATTACAATATTAATGAACATGGTTTATGGGAAAACCAGAAATACGTCTTGCTTAAAAATCAGTCAGATAAAGAGTTTGCTGTTCAAAACAAATTGACTTCAGCTCAATTGGATTCAAAAATTAAAAACTGGAAGCAAATACTTTTAGCAGCAAGAAATAAAAGACCTCGTCCGCATGTCGACAATAAAACATTGACTTCATGGAATGCTTTAATGATAAAAGGTTATGTATCTGCTTATAGAGCATTTAAGAATCCGCATTATAAAGAGGTTGCTTTAAAAAATGCCAATTTTATTTGGGATAACCAATTGCAAAAAGATGGAAGTTTGAATCATAGTTATAAAGATGGCAAAAGCAGTATTTCTGGTTTTGCAGAAGATTATGCCAGTGTTGTAGATGCATTTATTGCGTTATATCAAATTACTCTTGACGAGAAATGGCTAACCAAATCAAAACAATTAACTGATTACAGTCTTAAACATTTTCAGGATAAAAAATCAAACCTTTTTTATTTTGCATCTGATGCTTCGACAGGTTTAATTACAAGAAAAATGGAAGTCGTAGATAATGTTATTCCGAGTTCCAACTCAATTCTGGCGCATAATTTATTTTTATTAGGACATTATTATTCTGATGATACGTATTCAGAAACTGCACAGCGAATCTTGAATAATGTAAAAGTCAATGCTTTGGAATCTCCTATGGAACACTATAATTGGCTGGATTTAATGCTGAATTATACAGATAATTATTTTGAAATAGCTATTTCAGGCAAAGATGCCATGTCCAAAACAAATCAACTTCAAAGTTACTATTTGCCTAATATTTTAATTGCTGGATCAACAAAAGAGAGCAGGCTTCCTTTATTAGAAAATCGCTTTGTTGAAAATGAAACTTACATATATGTATGTGTAAACAAAGCGTGCAAGAAACCTGAAGTAGATGTAACTGTAGCTGTAAGCAAAATTAATAACAATTATCTAAAGCAGTATTACGCGAAGACTATTGATTAA